The Streptomyces halobius genomic interval ACCAAGGGCGTCGACCAGATCATTCCGGTCGATGTGTACGTACCGGGCTGCCCGCCGCGGCCGGAGGCGCTGCTGCAGGGCGTCCTCAAGCTGCAGGAGAAGATCGCCCGTGAGTCGCTGGGGGAGCGGTACGGGCACCGGCGCGACGGTGCCGGCCGGCCTTCGGCGGCCGCGCTGCGCAGCGGGCTGGTGGCGCCGCCCGCCCCGAAGGCGGCGGTGGAGGAGCCCCGATGAGCGAGCAGCAGCCTGAGCGGAAGGCATCGGGAGAGACGTCGGCGAAGGCGGCAGAGACACCGCAGACACCGGCGATACCGCAGGCATCGCAGGCACGCCAGACACCGGAGACGGCGGCGTCGACACGAGCGGCTGAGTCGGCCGAGCCGGCTGAGGCCGCTGCGCCTGCTGAGGCCGGTACGCCCGTTGAGCCGGCCGAGCCGGTTGCCGAGCCCGTCGTCGGCTGGCTGCCGCGGCCCGCGAGCGAGATCTTCGGTACCGGGGCCACGGCGGAGCTGGCGTACGAGCTGCTGACCGTGGACGTGCCCGCCGACGGCTGGCTCACGGCACTGACGGCGGCTCGCGACGATCTCGGCTGCGCCTACTTCGACTGGCTGAGCGCCGTCGACGAGCCCGGCACCGGCTTCCGGATCTGCGCCCACCTCGCGAACGTGGCGCATCCGGGCGCCGTCCACCGGCTGGTCGTACGGACGACCGTGCCGCACGACGCCGCCGCGCTGCCCACCGCCGTGGGGGTGTACGCGGGGGCGGCCTGGCATGAGCGCGAGACCCACGAGATGTTCGGGGTGGATTTCACCGGCCATCCGCACCTCGTACCGCTGCTGCTCCCGGAGTCGTTCGAGGGGCATCCGCTGCGCAAGGACTTTGTGCTGGCGGCGCGGGTCGCCAAGGCGTGGCCGGGCGCCAAGGAGCCGGGAGAGTCCGGGCACGGTGGGCCCAAGCGTCGTCAGATGCTGCCCCCGGGTGTCCCGGATCCCAATGAGTGGGGCCCGCTGAAGGGCCAGCTGCCGCCC includes:
- a CDS encoding NADH-quinone oxidoreductase subunit C, with the protein product MSEQQPERKASGETSAKAAETPQTPAIPQASQARQTPETAASTRAAESAEPAEAAAPAEAGTPVEPAEPVAEPVVGWLPRPASEIFGTGATAELAYELLTVDVPADGWLTALTAARDDLGCAYFDWLSAVDEPGTGFRICAHLANVAHPGAVHRLVVRTTVPHDAAALPTAVGVYAGAAWHERETHEMFGVDFTGHPHLVPLLLPESFEGHPLRKDFVLAARVAKAWPGAKEPGESGHGGPKRRQMLPPGVPDPNEWGPLKGQLPPAPARPARGARAAGGARGAGAAAGERPARRTRTAGAGSASQQAAGEGATPATADAGAGAAPAERPERPVRAERPEHPERPPRAERPDRPARRTRSASEGSASQQAAEGAPAAPSAPAAPRSADAPWHHARPAFADAEQKPEPKREPGTKPEPEPTDQPKPEAEAEPGARPEPEAKPASAAEPEPKAPPATEQAPPAPATEQAPTPKPEPEQAPGPEPEATPKPEPEATPEAPATPDQPPTPQDPAGGETS